Proteins encoded within one genomic window of Macaca thibetana thibetana isolate TM-01 chromosome 3, ASM2454274v1, whole genome shotgun sequence:
- the ATP5PF gene encoding ATP synthase-coupling factor 6, mitochondrial, translating into MILQRLFRFSSIIRSAVSVHFRRNIGVTAVAFNKELDPVQKLFVDKIREYKSKRQTSGGPVDTGPEYQQELEKELFKLKQMFGKADMNTFPTFKFEDPKFEVIEKPPA; encoded by the exons ATGATTCTTCAGAGGCTCTTCAGGTTCTCCTCTATCATTCGGTCAGCAGTCTCAGTCCATTTTCGGAGGAACATTGGTGTTACAGCAGTAGCATTTAATAAGGAACTTGATCCTGTACAGAAACTCTTTGTGGACAAGATTAGAGAATACAAATCTAAGCGACA GACATCTGGAGGACCTGTTGATACTGGTCCAGAGTATCAGCAAGAGCTGGAGAAGGAGCTTTTTAAGCTCAAGCAAATGTTTGGTAAAGCAGACATGAATACATTTCCCACCTTCAAATTTGAAG ATCCCAAATTTGAAGTCATCGAAAAACCCCCGGCctga